A window of Seriola aureovittata isolate HTS-2021-v1 ecotype China chromosome 17, ASM2101889v1, whole genome shotgun sequence genomic DNA:
GATGGGAGGATGAAAGGTGGGAGATATATGAACAATAACCTTCCATTACAAAGGCCATATATGCCAATATGTCAGTAAGTTTGTTTGATGCGTTTCCTCATaaacagactgtttttttaaaagatgcCCAGAATTTAATGAGAAGCAACAATGGCTGTCAGCCTAGCTAAGCAACATGTGAATGATGGGAAACACTTACAAAAAATTGAATTATGTATGAAGCAAGTAATTAGCCAGATGCATAATGCTCCTCTGTAACATTTCGTTTATGCAAcccaatcttttttttccccagcttTCTCAGAATAGCCCAGGGCTCAGCCAGACCTTTATCCAAATGTTCCTCTAAAGTTGTCCCTCACTCCCCACTGGTGGAGCTTATTGCCTGATTAAAGAACCTCAGAGCAACCGTCCGACTTCTCAGATCACCTGATCCTCAATGACCTCATTAACTCCAAAGCACATAACATGATCAGCACTGACTTAAAGAGAAACACCATAAAACTAGAGGATTGGTATACAGGTGaacaaacagtgacagaatAGTAAATAGGTTCTGTATAAAACTGCCGCTATCATTACTCAGTCTAcccttctcacacacaaaaccagtCATAATTTAACAAAGATGCAAAATGATAGTGAATTCAATCACAGCCCTATTGTGcacattaaattaaaacctgtattaataaaacattcagtttaaatTATCTCAATTACCTCAAtttaaggagctatttgtgagGTGCTACAAAGCCGATGTCagaattaacagctgtttacttaccaacattaaacttcattcctttactcgccaagagatgtctccagcagtggaaagcaaagTCAATGTTAtctcatgttttgtttctatttctatcacatcttttcttccactgaaatTAGCATCCCAACCACGTAGCAGAGAGAAAGTTTTAAAGATAGTGAATTAGTGTAAGATGTGGATGAGTTCTAGACTAATTCATGAGAAGTGTTGACGTGGAGCTCTTGTACACCTTTTATGATTGTGTCAGCAAGCACAGAAAAGAGGGCAATGGAAATAAAGTGGAAGTTACTGCTCTGGAAAgcattctgcatttttttttttttttatatatttttcttccattttgaaAAGTGTTCATAGAGGAAATTGGAAGATGCCAACTGACAAGTTCCCCAGAGCCCGAGTTACCAcatttaaattgcttgttttctccaaccaacagtccaaagccCAAAGGTATTCAGTGTACTATCAGGAAAGAGACCAGGAAAACAAGCATATTTGAGAGCTTGGAATCAGTGAATTTATGggatttttgccattttttgatccactaattgattaatcagatAACCACTTTAGTCctaaaagtacatttaaatgCAATTTGAACAAGACTAAGACTTTACAGCTTTGCTAGTGGCAGATGTTGGCTGTATTAAGGCACGACAGTGCTTTAAACTAAAtcctaacatcagcatgctaacatgctcaaaggaactatgctaacatgctcatttATATTGAgttatttggtcataaatcaaagcaTTGGACAAACTTGAATTTGAACTTCTGCATGGCACTAGgtgaaaagtcagggaatcaccaaagtgactcaaattcatcctgaggggaacttgaatgtctgtaccacatttcatggcaatccatgaAATAgttttcaagacatttcacCGTTTCACTCAGAACCACAAATGTTAACCTTGTATCGGAGCTTCATGGGCACCATCAATGCCAGTAGAAAAATGTTATGGCtgtccatccaatagttgttgagatatttcagtctggaccaaagtggtggacaaCCTGGCTGACATTGCCTTCACCAGAGACATGAGGCTTAAAATGAGCATCTTATTTCAGTATTTATCATAATAatgtatatgttatatatttatataccaGGGTTAGCATACCAAGAAATTTTCATGTCAGCACATAACTGCTGTTTACACAACTCCAGCTGACACGTCTTCCTTAACCACATTTTTTCACTATCATCAAGCAGCAGTTTCAACTCATTTCCTATCTCATCTGTTATTTAATATAACCTTTGGCTGGAGGTGACCCCGGTGAAATCCTTTTACAAAGGCAGAGTCATCAGCAGTATTAATTAAAAGGGAGCTGTCAGAGGGGAAACATCTGTTGAGCTGGACTACTAAGGAAAAGGCGGATTGATGACCAGCGAGTCAGAAATCCAATGTGGGGTAATTCACTGTGGGCACAATTAAGCTTTGTGCTGAGATGAGGCATATTATTTCAGCAGGAGAGTTTgcaggtgtctgtctgtgctgattAATTGTTCATTAACAGCGAACGGTTAGTTCAGGTGCTGTTGGAGCTCATACAGTCAGAAGTGCTGTTTGTTCCCTCTGAACGCTTTATCTTTCCCCTGTGTACACACTGTAGTTAAAACAGGATGGAGCCGACAGTGTTGATTAAACTGATGGTGATCAGTTCTCATTAATTTAACATTCTTTCTCACAgtatttctctttctcacatACTCTGTCTTGCTTTTGGTTCTTTTATCTCTTTGTCCTTGTCgcagtttttcttctgtcttatgtctgacattttttacatccTTTTGCCATATTCATCTTCTAAATGCTGCTTGCTCtcactttcctcctcctctttattcATGTCGTTAGATTTAATGCTCAGACTTGTCCTTGTCAAGGACCAGACAAGGGTTTCTTTTCCTGAAGACCTATTTGTGTGTGCTACACACTTCtactttcttgtttcttgtctcaggttgttatttatttattcatttataggTTTTCATGCTCATGTCTTTATGCTTGTCTAACAGCTACAtgtcttccctctcttttatctctgtccTGTGTCGTTACCAGGCATGGCTGACTGAGATCCACGAATACGCCCAACAGGATGTGGTGCTCATGCTGCTTGGAAACAAGGCAAGGCATTAAGGGAAATATTTGTGACTGTAGGTAGAGACACAATAGAAAGAATCAATACTTTAGATACATGCACACTAGGGCTGGATATCAAActtcaacatttttttgtacCAACTGCAATTTGTCGCTTCTGTGGAGTATCAAAAAACTTTCATTAGCAAAGTCCTGTTCACTTATTGAttgatatttcctgttttacattCCATGACATTTCCAAATTTGCAGTAGTAACAAATTAAACAGTGATGAATTCAGAGGATAGTCTtgcactatactatgtttttctCATTGTTAGCAAATaccatgaaaatatcaaaactaaCAATGAATTGATCATTTGACTGATTGATGTATTGCCTATGTAGCTAAAACTTGACTCACACAGTTGCACTAAGTGACATGTtgcttcattattttatttggaaTCGGTGCCACATTCCCTATCTTGCTAGAGTAAATATTCACTTCCACCCTAGATCCATGGCTAAAAATTGTCCCTGACAAATGCACAATTCACTCTAAATTTACACTAAAACTGATCTAcacatatatgatatatgatacacatacacacacagacaatgtgaaagatttacattttcagtaagAACGAATGGGCCTGGGAGAGCCACAGATAAGGTTGGGTTGTAAAGtactgagagacagactaacAGTCTGTTGGTTTTCACTGGACCTGTTGCCCATAACAAAAAAAGTGGGATATTACCAGtcaaaaatatagaaaaatacatatatataaaatctgaCTTTAATCGTCAATCAAATTTTCAAAcgtcacttttttttctataacTGACATTCACATCCCTCCCTCTGCACAGAGAACAGATGTCTCTGGCTCAGAGCTCTGTCTAGTTTCAGTCCCCCACACTCCATACAAGCCCTTAATTAGCAACATGAGAGTCAATCTTTACTCATTAGATGCCATCAGACCTGAACACCAAGAGAGGCTTGTATGCAAACCGTGGACAAATAGCAACCAGATCTCCACAGTTGATTTATGTATATTGTGGTTTTAGCACTGTTGTTTTTGACCCCCTTCTCCCTGTCTCACCAGGCTGATGCCACTCATGACAGAGTGGTGAAGAGAGAGGACGGAGAGAGGCTTGCTAAGGTGAAGATTTGAAAGGAGCAAATACAGTTTTCCCTGCCTTGATACCACCGCTGTTACGATGAGAATCTGCACCCAGATATTTTTCAGCGTATCTTTTAATTGTAGTGAAATCAAGACGTCTGTATGGGACTAGTAACTGATTGGATTTCTAAGGCAGATGAGAAgattataaatgttttaacGGTTTGGATTATCTAGGgatcaattttcattttcactcttGCTCTTAATCTCAGATTTTCCAGCTCTGAGGAAAATATAATACCTGCAAACcaaaaagacagacaagacaaagaaatgtcACATACATCAGATGTATTGTGCAGATAGTGAACATTTgatcatgaatatttattttataaattcttGCCTTATGGGTCATCATCTATTAAAAGTTTTACTAGCTCCTGCAAAGCATCATGTCAGTTAGAATCAGCTTCAAAACCTTGGTTTGGTGATAAACTCCACAGCTACAAATACAAACCCTAAACGggagaaaacatttatttcttatcAAATTCCCTGACTGTTGCTTCACAGCATGGCACATAAAGCAAACATCCAAGCGACTCTCTCCTGAAGTGGGAGCAATAAAGTGCCACTAAGTAACTTGAGGCTCAGGCTGtgaggggggaaagaaaagCACATCAGTTACTATCACTGAGGGCTGAGATTAATTCCTCTGCGGAGAAAACGCTGCGAGACAAATTTATCACTTCAGAGCTGAAGTTATCCAACATAAACAAGTTCTGAGCACAACTACTGTGCTGTGAAATTCTGCTGTAAACCTTTGTAGAATTTTTACCCGATAATCATACCTGATTTTATCTTTGATTTAGCAGTAAACCGTCTTATGAAGTGTTACATTctcatatgtttgtgtgtgctttggGTGAAACGGTGAAGATCTCCAACAAAAACTGTCATTGATTTCACACTGCAGGAGTTTGGAGTTCCTTTCATGGAGACCAGCGCCAGGTCAGGTCTCAATGTTGAGCTGGCTTTCACTGCTGTGGCCAAGTAAGTATCGTTCTTTCTGCAAGTGTTGCGGGTTGGTGTAATTAAGATaagttttgtcattttaaattaactatatttaaaaaatccgttcatttttgacattggaaaaacaaaaatatcagttGCATTTCAATCTtaaatttacaaaagaaaaaagatatcTTTGTTGTTCACTTCCCTGGGCACAAGATGTCTCCCACTTCACGGCGATTTTTGAGTATATGTGCACTGGAGGCCTTCAGATTCCACATCACACTTCAAGCTTGGCCTCCAAACTAGTTGTGATGTCAAAAAAGTGCTACTCATGCTTACACATCGTAAACTGATATTCAAGGTGAGCACACAGAAACGTTCCTCCaccagcagatgaatgtgaaaaacagccttctagtgtcaaactctgcactaACTTCATTCAtcagtgaaggtcaaacatccaGGTGAAGTAACAATAATGAGTGGAGGGGAACTAGACTTGAATTATATAAATTTCTGATAACCAATaatcagtctttgtttttggaGCAACTTAAGCCATAAACTGATCATTGGTTTTGTTTATGGTGAGTGACTCCTATATATGTGACCTCATCTTATTCTCTTCCTTTGTGTCAGGGAGCTGAAGCACAGGTCCATGAAGGATCCCAGTGAGAAGTTTAAGCTGCAGGAGTATGTAAACAAGGAGATGAAGGGCACTGGATGCTGCCGGTCTTAAAGCCTGCTCCAGTCACTctctggatctgtgtgtgtcggtgtgtgtgtgtgtgtgtgtgtgcgcgcgcgcacgtCTCGCTCATTATCATACAGCGTGTGTTCATATCTGGTCTAATCAGAGATGAGGAGTCAGCTCCAGCGAGGTATAAAcccttttgtctttctttttctccaccgCTTTGTCTCAGTCCTCGCAACCTCAATCTGTTGCCATGCACCCATTTCTCTGCCCTCCTCTATCTTGTGTGTCCTGCTTTTCCTCACCCGCCTCCCTCTGCAGCTGTGATTGTAGCCCTAGGTTATGGTTTGTAAGACACAAACGTAGGTGCTGCACACCTCAGTTATTAACCTATTAATGcacattttcttccatttatCTGCACGATTATCTTTTGGACCCCGGGCATAGAATGTGACACCAAGCAAATACCTTTGTATTACATTGTGTGGTGATTTTATTGTGAGGGGATTTAATCTTTTTTGCAGAGACAAGGCACACATCTTTTAAAGCCATTTATTTCTTGCATCCACTTAAAATGTCAATGAAATTTGTTTGAATGTTCTCTCCTTGTTCAACATACGGATGAATGTTCATGTACTAGGTGTATAGTGATGTGTCTTCTCTCCATGGTTCAGTGTTCGCATCAGTAATTCAGGCTCCCTGGAGCAAGTTTAGCTCACCAGCATAAACTCAATCTAAGCATTTCCATGATTCAGCTGTGGATATTTGGTAATGCGTATTAGTTCAACataatgtaaaagtaaatgaatGTTGCTCTTTtgtatacaaaaatattgagtACAGAACAGCATcattaacaacattaaaacattgttttagaTTTGAATTCATGCTAAATGCAAAAATAGTAGTTTAAACAAATCTACAGGAACATGACAGTGCATGGGTTACAGAACCttgttttcagacacattaTTGGGCTTTTTTCTATTATAGAGGATCAGTTTTGAGTTTTGGAGAGTATTAATGCAACCTCTCTTCTTGATAATATATATccatttgttttgaaatgatttacaAACAGATGGTCAATCATACTGTATAATCTATATACATTGGGGTTTTGATAGTGTAAATACTTAACAATTTCTTTTCtgcatgtaaaaatgtttcaataGAGGAGAATAGCACTTTAGATGGTAAATGAGTGTGGGTGGGGTTTCGGGAATTAAGACCTTCAGTATGTTCACAATGTTACCTAAAGTATTGTATACGAAAAAAATTTatgtatatttctgtttttactgttttatttgaagccaGTGCAAACATGACTAGACTGCTTTGattcctgcttttgttttccattcatGAATATATAAATGGGGTATATAGTGCCATggtcttttaaaaacatttgaccAGTATGTTTCTTATAGTCTGTTAACAGTATTTAACCTATTCTTCAAAAAAGAAGCATAGGTGTCTTTTTATATGACAGTTGCTTTGGTAGATTCCATCCTACAcataaaaccatgaaaactgaatatctaTCTGTATAAAATTTACTGTACAGTCTCCAATCTTGATGTACTCAGTAATGTattagttttggttttactacTTTTCAATGTGCAACTTCTTTCTTGTAAGTGAAAGTTAAccacaataaaaaacagaaggaaacaTGGCATATTGGCTCATTTCAGATTCACTTACACAAATTCTCCTCTCAGAGCATGAGTTACAAAACAATGTGTCAAGTGCAGATTTAATGTCTTGTATCTCAGGTGACACTTTAGTGGGACGGACGCATCCTCACATTGTTTGCTTGAACCCAGCTCTTTacatttgaatgaattaatggCTACTCAATATTGCTCAAGAACATCTCCATGCCCTTCTCTGATGCACTTGCACAAATTATTTAATATGTACATCTTAAGTCACTGGTAAATGAGGTTGACAAATTGGGGCGGGGGTGTCATAACAAGTTTGAAACCTTTCATTTGTCTCCCTCTACTGGATAAGTAATCAtatgacatgaaacaaatgCTAATTCTGATCCAATTTATATAGTTTTTAGTATAGTTTTACAAAAATGAGACAGGAATGCATGCTGATAATAACTCACACAAAGCAGTTAACATTCAGCTGTTTGAATATgtacaaaaagtaaaagttgcTTATTGTACCTGCAGTGCTTGGCAGTGTAATATTGAAAGCTGCAGATAGCAAATTagagacagtttaaaaaaaataaataaatcaagaaatattttttttagtcaatgaaaataaatctgtagaCTGTGTATTATTTCTTACTGACATATGACAGTCCTGCATCagattatgttttcagtttaccTAAAACTGACCAGAATGGCACAGTTTGTACACTTGAAATTCAAGGAAAATACTTTATGAGAACagagaaaatcacatttaaatgtcttCATGTGAGAGCAGAAACAGTTCTGATTTCTACACAAAAAGGCACACATACATAACTCTTCAAGTATGTAAGTCACATCACATGACAGATGAGTGCGTTAGGGCTAACATTCATGAGCACAGAAGTAATTCTGAAAAATGGGTCTGGGACATAATGTAAGTGAAGTTGAGCAGGACAGCAGGTAAAGTAAAATGAGTAATTGTGAGAATGTTAATTGCAGTCAAAGCTGTCTCACCTTTAAGTCCTTTTCTCTGTTACCCTTCATTTTACAAGAGCTTTAATTATGTAATGTAAAGTACATATCTCgcatccttttcttcttctacctcCACTTCAGTCCCCTCATCCTGTACTAATAGTTCTTCAAACACTAAGCCGGTCATGGTTTATGCTTAAAATAGGCCTCCACTgcagagagaatgaaaaaatatagaTATCAGACTTAACAATTAAGAAGAAAAGGCTAAATAATGACTAGACTTAGTTGGGTGCTCAATTTACCTGCAAAATCCTGAGGCAGCATTGGTCTGTTGATAACAGTCTGAAATGCAGCCATCCAATTTTTCTGATCCTCTTCTGTCTCACATGCAAAAAGAAACTTCCTGTCTGGTGTCACTATGGTAATTCCAAACTGCCAGTGGTAGCCTTGAATGTTGGGAGGGAGGCCAGCAAGCACGGTGTAGCTGCTTTCCTTACCACCAATGAACACCTCACCTCGTGCATAGGCATCCTAAAAGCAGAAGGAGAAACAGTTAATCCTCTTTATATAAACCACACTGTGTTACTGAGTGAAATAGTTTTGACATGTTGTGCACCGCAAACCGCTTTACTGCACTGTATAgtcatttttaataattctAAACTTGCATAAATTGCAtatttttgttgagtttttggGTGAACTGCCTCCAAAAATGAACAGAGATTAATACAGATAAAAAGGCACAGCGGCATCTGCTGGTCACAGTGTGTAACTACAGCAGTGTCGTCATGACGTGCAGTTTTAATACCAGCGGATCTTTGAAGTACATGAGCCTCCTGTCATCCATCGTAAACCACCTCTTCTTGAAGCCCTCTGTGTGCTGTGGGACAGAAACAGAGGCTCAGTTCGAAGACTTACAAGTATAAATTCCTTGGCTTTCATGCTTAAGCCGTTAGACATCGTTATGAGCTCTGCATATTTCTCTACCTTAATTGACCATGTTCAGTCTACTcaagtaaaactaaaataaaattatacatatatatatatatatatatatatatatatatatataaacagaaaaatccCTCACCTTTGGACCAGTCTTCTCCATGTAACCCTCCTTTATGTAGTTCCTGGTTAGCTTTGGCAACAACTAAgcaaacaaagaacaaatacCTCACTGATAAACTCTGAATTAAACTCTGTATGTAAGTACACATGTATGCAGAATGCTAAATTATGCtaaattagattatttttttactgttcaAACAATTGATTGAGCAAATTAAACAACCacttgatatattttttgcagaAGGTGACGTTGGTGTCCTCAGTGGTAGCTACAgcgtgtatgtgtatgcatgtaaaTGTGTAAGCACTTGTACTCACATCAGAGTTGGAAGCCCCAGGAAAAGCCACCTGCAGGTAGTGAAACCTGGCCGCTCTGATGGCATTGAACCAGTCCACCATTTCCTTCAGGACAGGACATCAGGAAGTACAATGACTGACTCATACGCATCATCAGTCCCAGCACTACACACAACACTCATTATGAGTCAAAGTGGATTTTCTACATGGCATTTATCATTATATCATAAGCCATGGGATGATTGTTATGGGTGTTGTTAAGCCTCTGTACAAATAGACATCAGTTACAAATTGACTTGTAACAACAAACCATTTCCACCAGATGGAAACACATGCCTTCTGCCGCCTCCTCAGACTCACTTCTCCCACTTAAACCACCAGACAAGAGAGGCACTGTACCTCACCTTTCCGTCCTCATGGTAAACAAAGATATTCCTAGTGCTGTTGTCCTTCAGATAGGTTATCTGCAGGCCATGGGCAGTGCCAATTTTAGTTGGCTGGAAAGTGGCATTCACACTATTGATATTCATTATCGCTTTGGGCTCTCTGGCCTGCAGAAAGGAAAGCAAGATAGTGAATGATAAAGTCTAATCTCCTAATGTCCTCCTTCCCTTTATGGTGTTTAAAGGGGAGAAAGCCGCATTTGGCAAAATATGTAAAGCTTGTATTTAAGCAGATAGTAATGAATAACAATTtgcaatgggaaaaaaaaggaaatctaaACATTTCTAGACAGAGCAATATTTAACAAAGGCAGTTTGACAGTAGCTGAAATACAGatgagaagcagaaagagagagaaagcactCACGTCATGCTTATTGAAGTACTTCAGAACACCCTCCCGTTCGGACAGAATAAATTTTCGGCTAAGGTACTGTCCATTGTCTCTGCCTCGTTTCCATAGAAACCCCTCTCTGTAGCCTGCCAGAAAGGGAGCCACAATGGTCCCGTTCCATTAACATGGAGCGAGAATACAGAGCAGACATTTGCCAAAACTATAATACCTCAAAacataaggcaaaaaaatgaccaaccctaaccctatatgAAGAACTTGATTATTATGTTAAGAAAATTTATGTGGATGTAATGGCGCAAATGGTTTTTGGGCCATTTGGATCCAGCAGAGCAAtctaaacacaacactgatatatTCTCACCTTATAAAAATTGATGTGGTgtaacagttgcttatttacacatccaccAACCTGAAGGGGCTATCTGAAAGCTGACATCATGGGAGAATATCACAGTGGGGCCTAatgtcaccagaaaaatgttaaCTGGTGTTATTTAACCATTTAGGATAGCGTTAATTAGCAAACTAACCCTGGCTTCTGTCCTCTGTGGGCTAGCAGTCAGGTTTCTAGCAGCATAATGTGGTGGATACATCAAAGCAGTGTTTAATTTCTGTCGACAAATCCGATTAAAATGTAACCATGAATACTATGAATTATTATGCTttactattatactatgacatttttatgcatcaatatactttgactttttatgccttacagtactgtgatgttttttgacgattttatacTtgagtatattatgacgttttttgacatttttatgttacactatactatgacgttcttttatatttttatggcttactacaTGAagaagttttttgatatttctatgccttactagaccatgacattttttacatttttatgtcttactagactatgatgttttttgacatttttattccttattatactatgacctttttttacattttgacgCCTTGTGCTACTGATTCATGGGGGCGCGGTGGTTAAATTTCCTTCCTTACACTCAGAAGATCACAGGTTCAAACTCCAGTTAGTGACCTTTCTGTGGAATTTTGATCTTGTTTTTGCCTTATGACATTTATgccatttgacattttcatgccttattatgacattttatggagtttttatgccttaatatatgatgacgtttcatgccttactatcctatgacattttttggcattttgtgctttactatactatgacgttttttgacatttttatgccttattatactatgactttttttgacatttttgtgcattattatactatgacgttttttttacatttttatgccttattatactgtggcgtttttttacatttttatgccttattatactatgacgttttttgacatttctatgctttactatatggtgacgttttttggaatttatatgccttactatactgtgaagttttatgccttattagtgccacgggtgctcagctccgaggca
This region includes:
- the LOC130185004 gene encoding arf-GAP with dual PH domain-containing protein 1-like; this encodes MASDQEKNRQRMKQLLGKPGNGNCADCGAADPEWASYTLGVFVCHSCSGLHRNIAQISKVKSVLLDPWSSSEVEFMDSVGNYATKAKYEQMVPTFYYHPTYKDCTLLREQWIRAKYERGEFLCVEKQEPYSAGYREGFLWKRGRDNGQYLSRKFILSEREGVLKYFNKHDAREPKAIMNINSVNATFQPTKIGTAHGLQITYLKDNSTRNIFVYHEDGKEMVDWFNAIRAARFHYLQVAFPGASNSDLLPKLTRNYIKEGYMEKTGPKHTEGFKKRWFTMDDRRLMYFKDPLDAYARGEVFIGGKESSYTVLAGLPPNIQGYHWQFGITIVTPDRKFLFACETEEDQKNWMAAFQTVINRPMLPQDFAVEAYFKHKP